Proteins from a genomic interval of Daphnia pulex isolate KAP4 chromosome 4, ASM2113471v1:
- the LOC124192118 gene encoding E3 SUMO-protein ligase PIAS2-like isoform X2: MSETEVLKNMVMSFRVSELTMLLSFAGRSRSGRKTELQMRALELIKLRSSPINAKVRELYRSIQQQTVAMGQSAAETTPPYIGASTRSSSSLSPSKSSNYSDMERAALQGRNPYIHTSSAPYSTGYTSKQAISASASQPSFPVHPDVRLKKLPFFDSIAELLRPSSLVPTGNSRYHDTNFVFHLTPQQATDIASSRDARPGSKIDFLNQIQMRFCLLETSCEQEDNFPSNLSVKVNGKLVTLPNPIPTNKPGVEPKRPPRPVNITSLCRLSPTVANQINVTWSSDIGGRGYVLAVYVVRRLASTDLLQRLRTKGVRAAEYTRGLIRDKLEDADAEIATTSLKVSLVCPLGKMRMQLPCRATSCSHLQCFDASLFLQMNERKPTWVCPVCDKPILYDQLAIDGYFSDILNSPLLPVDIMEVQLNVDGTWTVVTTKKETKKNANADSSVNLDFVEELPSNQTNPKVETIDEGDLELVCEGPPPKKKAPMVVDLTLSSDSEEDSDTLMSIKERMLSRQRSSGSQSSCPADSADESTTVTNAPVNLSSNVNTVTGSSNSSLSSSTSNTSARPAQSFESASGVSSPHAYSYMAGSSYGSPTYFPFSSSTTNGQNPYGPYSSYMSYPYGASNELHTILGDGLNGRPLPSAASQHQPSNSSTPPSRNNYRRSQSPPDVISLD; encoded by the exons ATGTCAGAAACCGAAGTGTTAAAAAACATGGTGATGAGCTTTCGTGTATCTGAATTAACGATGTTGTTGAGTTTTGCTGGCCGTAGTCGTTCAGGTCGAAAAACGGAATTGCAGATGCGAGCTCTTGAACTAATCAAACTAAGATCGTCTCCAATCAACGCCAAAGTACGTGAACTGTATCGTTCTATTCAACAGCAAACAGTGGCAATGGGACAAAGTGCTGCTGAAACTACACCACCTTACATTGGTGCCTCTACACGATCAAGTTCTTCTCTGTCCCCATCGAAATCCAGCAATTATTCAGATATGGAGAGAGCTGCTCTTCAAGGAAGAAACCCTTACATTCATACGAGTAGTGCACCTTACTCAACTGGTTACACTTCGAAACAAGCCATATCTGCTAGTGCTTCACAACCTTCATTTCCTGTTCATCCTGATGTACGTCTGAagaaattaccattttttgattcaatagcAGAACTGCTCCGACCTTCCAGCTTGGTACCAACTGGTAATTCCAGATATCATGACAcaaattttgtctttcatcTTACACCTCAACAAGCAACAGACATTGCAAGTTCACGAGATGCCAGACCTGGTTCCAAAATAgactttttaaatcaaattcagatGAGGTTTTGTCTTTTGGAGACATCCTGTGAACAAGAAGACAACTTTCCATCCAACTTGTCAGTCAAAGTAAATGGCAAACTTGTGACTTTGCCTAATCCTATTCCAACCAACAAACCAGGGGTAGAACCGAAGCGACCTCCCAGACCTGTAAACATAACTTCACTTTGTAGGCTATCGCCCACTGtggcaaatcaaatcaatgtcACATGGTCGTCGGATATCGGAGGAAGAGGATACGTCTTGGCCGTCTATGTTGTTCGGCGTCTTGCCTCCACTGATCTTCTTCAGCGATTACGAACTAAAGGTGTAAGGGCAGCCGAATATACTCGCGGTCTCATCAGAGATAAACTGGAAGATGCCGATGCCGAAATTGCCACAACATCCCTCAAAGTATCTCTTGTGTGTCCGCTGGGGAAAATGCGAATGCAGCTGCCTTGCCGAGCAACATCCTGCTCCCATCTTCAGTGTTTCGATGCTTCTCTTTTCCTTCAGATGAACGAACGAAAGCCCACCTGGGTTTGCCCTGTCTGTGACAAACCCATTCTCTACGATCAACTGGCAATTGATGGCTATTTCTCCGACATACTTaactctcctcttcttcccgTCGATATTATGGAAGTTCAGCTCAACGTAGATGGAACGTGGACCGTGGtaacaactaaaaaagaaacaaaga AAAATGCAAATGCAGATAGCTCTGTTAACCTGGACTTTGTCGAGGAATTGCCATCAAATCAAACGAATCCAAAAGTGGAGACTATTGATGAAGGGGATTTGGAACTAGTTTGTGAAGGTCCACCACCCAAGAAAAAAGCTCCTATGGTTGTCGACCTGACACTAAGTAGTGACAGTGAAGAGGACAGTGATACTTTAATGAGCATCAAGGAACGTATGCTTAGTCGCCAACGCAGCTCAGGCAGCCAGTCTAGTTGCCCCGCCGATTCCGCCGACGAAAGCACAACTGTTACTAATG CACCTGTTAACCTAAGCAGCAATGTGAATACGGTAACTGGCAGCAGTAACAGCAGTTTGAGTTCCTCTACGTCGAATACCTCCGCTAGACCAGCTCAAAGCTTTGAATCCGCGTCAGG agtAAGCAGTCCACACGCATATAGCTATATGGCCGGCAGCAGTTATGGAAGTCCTACTTACTTTCCATTCAGTTCGTCAACAACTAACGGGCAAAATCCATACGGACCGTATTCTAGTTACATGTCCTATCCATACGGAG CTTCAAATGAACTACACACTATATTAGGGGATGGACTAAATGGACGTCCGCTTCCGAGCGCTGCATCTCAGCATCAACCATCAAATAGCTCTACTCCACCCAGCAGAAATAATTATAGACGATCGCAGTCTCCACCTGATGTTATATCACTCGACTAA
- the LOC124192118 gene encoding E3 SUMO-protein ligase PIAS2-like isoform X3: protein MSETEVLKNMVMSFRVSELTMLLSFAGRSRSGRKTELQMRALELIKLRSSPINAKVRELYRSIQQQTVAMGQSAAETTPPYIGASTRSSSSLSPSKSSNYSDMERAALQGRNPYIHTSSAPYSTGYTSKQAISASASQPSFPVHPDVRLKKLPFFDSIAELLRPSSLVPTGNSRYHDTNFVFHLTPQQATDIASSRDARPGSKIDFLNQIQMRFCLLETSCEQEDNFPSNLSVKVNGKLVTLPNPIPTNKPGVEPKRPPRPVNITSLCRLSPTVANQINVTWSSDIGGRGYVLAVYVVRRLASTDLLQRLRTKGVRAAEYTRGLIRDKLEDADAEIATTSLKVSLVCPLGKMRMQLPCRATSCSHLQCFDASLFLQMNERKPTWVCPVCDKPILYDQLAIDGYFSDILNSPLLPVDIMEVQLNVDGTWTVVTTKKETKKNANADSSVNLDFVEELPSNQTNPKVETIDEGDLELVCEGPPPKKKAPMVVDLTLSSDSEEDSDTLMSIKERMLSRQRSSGSQSSCPADSADESTTVTNAPVNLSSNVNTVTGSSNSSLSSSTSNTSARPAQSFESASGVSSPHAYSYMAGSSYGSPTYFPFSSSTTNGQNPYGPYSSYMSYPYGGDGLNGRPLPSAASQHQPSNSSTPPSRNNYRRSQSPPDVISLD, encoded by the exons ATGTCAGAAACCGAAGTGTTAAAAAACATGGTGATGAGCTTTCGTGTATCTGAATTAACGATGTTGTTGAGTTTTGCTGGCCGTAGTCGTTCAGGTCGAAAAACGGAATTGCAGATGCGAGCTCTTGAACTAATCAAACTAAGATCGTCTCCAATCAACGCCAAAGTACGTGAACTGTATCGTTCTATTCAACAGCAAACAGTGGCAATGGGACAAAGTGCTGCTGAAACTACACCACCTTACATTGGTGCCTCTACACGATCAAGTTCTTCTCTGTCCCCATCGAAATCCAGCAATTATTCAGATATGGAGAGAGCTGCTCTTCAAGGAAGAAACCCTTACATTCATACGAGTAGTGCACCTTACTCAACTGGTTACACTTCGAAACAAGCCATATCTGCTAGTGCTTCACAACCTTCATTTCCTGTTCATCCTGATGTACGTCTGAagaaattaccattttttgattcaatagcAGAACTGCTCCGACCTTCCAGCTTGGTACCAACTGGTAATTCCAGATATCATGACAcaaattttgtctttcatcTTACACCTCAACAAGCAACAGACATTGCAAGTTCACGAGATGCCAGACCTGGTTCCAAAATAgactttttaaatcaaattcagatGAGGTTTTGTCTTTTGGAGACATCCTGTGAACAAGAAGACAACTTTCCATCCAACTTGTCAGTCAAAGTAAATGGCAAACTTGTGACTTTGCCTAATCCTATTCCAACCAACAAACCAGGGGTAGAACCGAAGCGACCTCCCAGACCTGTAAACATAACTTCACTTTGTAGGCTATCGCCCACTGtggcaaatcaaatcaatgtcACATGGTCGTCGGATATCGGAGGAAGAGGATACGTCTTGGCCGTCTATGTTGTTCGGCGTCTTGCCTCCACTGATCTTCTTCAGCGATTACGAACTAAAGGTGTAAGGGCAGCCGAATATACTCGCGGTCTCATCAGAGATAAACTGGAAGATGCCGATGCCGAAATTGCCACAACATCCCTCAAAGTATCTCTTGTGTGTCCGCTGGGGAAAATGCGAATGCAGCTGCCTTGCCGAGCAACATCCTGCTCCCATCTTCAGTGTTTCGATGCTTCTCTTTTCCTTCAGATGAACGAACGAAAGCCCACCTGGGTTTGCCCTGTCTGTGACAAACCCATTCTCTACGATCAACTGGCAATTGATGGCTATTTCTCCGACATACTTaactctcctcttcttcccgTCGATATTATGGAAGTTCAGCTCAACGTAGATGGAACGTGGACCGTGGtaacaactaaaaaagaaacaaaga AAAATGCAAATGCAGATAGCTCTGTTAACCTGGACTTTGTCGAGGAATTGCCATCAAATCAAACGAATCCAAAAGTGGAGACTATTGATGAAGGGGATTTGGAACTAGTTTGTGAAGGTCCACCACCCAAGAAAAAAGCTCCTATGGTTGTCGACCTGACACTAAGTAGTGACAGTGAAGAGGACAGTGATACTTTAATGAGCATCAAGGAACGTATGCTTAGTCGCCAACGCAGCTCAGGCAGCCAGTCTAGTTGCCCCGCCGATTCCGCCGACGAAAGCACAACTGTTACTAATG CACCTGTTAACCTAAGCAGCAATGTGAATACGGTAACTGGCAGCAGTAACAGCAGTTTGAGTTCCTCTACGTCGAATACCTCCGCTAGACCAGCTCAAAGCTTTGAATCCGCGTCAGG agtAAGCAGTCCACACGCATATAGCTATATGGCCGGCAGCAGTTATGGAAGTCCTACTTACTTTCCATTCAGTTCGTCAACAACTAACGGGCAAAATCCATACGGACCGTATTCTAGTTACATGTCCTATCCATACGGAG GGGATGGACTAAATGGACGTCCGCTTCCGAGCGCTGCATCTCAGCATCAACCATCAAATAGCTCTACTCCACCCAGCAGAAATAATTATAGACGATCGCAGTCTCCACCTGATGTTATATCACTCGACTAA
- the LOC124192118 gene encoding E3 SUMO-protein ligase PIAS2-like isoform X1, producing MSETEVLKNMVMSFRVSELTMLLSFAGRSRSGRKTELQMRALELIKLRSSPINAKVRELYRSIQQQTVAMGQSAAETTPPYIGASTRSSSSLSPSKSSNYSDMERAALQGRNPYIHTSSAPYSTGYTSKQAISASASQPSFPVHPDVRLKKLPFFDSIAELLRPSSLVPTGNSRYHDTNFVFHLTPQQATDIASSRDARPGSKIDFLNQIQMRFCLLETSCEQEDNFPSNLSVKVNGKLVTLPNPIPTNKPGVEPKRPPRPVNITSLCRLSPTVANQINVTWSSDIGGRGYVLAVYVVRRLASTDLLQRLRTKGVRAAEYTRGLIRDKLEDADAEIATTSLKVSLVCPLGKMRMQLPCRATSCSHLQCFDASLFLQMNERKPTWVCPVCDKPILYDQLAIDGYFSDILNSPLLPVDIMEVQLNVDGTWTVVTTKKETKKNANADSSVNLDFVEELPSNQTNPKVETIDEGDLELVCEGPPPKKKAPMVVDLTLSSDSEEDSDTLMSIKERMLSRQRSSGSQSSCPADSADESTTVTNAPVNLSSNVNTVTGSSNSSLSSSTSNTSARPAQSFESASGVSSPHAYSYMAGSSYGSPTYFPFSSSTTNGQNPYGPYSSYMSYPYGGMFNDASNELHTILGDGLNGRPLPSAASQHQPSNSSTPPSRNNYRRSQSPPDVISLD from the exons ATGTCAGAAACCGAAGTGTTAAAAAACATGGTGATGAGCTTTCGTGTATCTGAATTAACGATGTTGTTGAGTTTTGCTGGCCGTAGTCGTTCAGGTCGAAAAACGGAATTGCAGATGCGAGCTCTTGAACTAATCAAACTAAGATCGTCTCCAATCAACGCCAAAGTACGTGAACTGTATCGTTCTATTCAACAGCAAACAGTGGCAATGGGACAAAGTGCTGCTGAAACTACACCACCTTACATTGGTGCCTCTACACGATCAAGTTCTTCTCTGTCCCCATCGAAATCCAGCAATTATTCAGATATGGAGAGAGCTGCTCTTCAAGGAAGAAACCCTTACATTCATACGAGTAGTGCACCTTACTCAACTGGTTACACTTCGAAACAAGCCATATCTGCTAGTGCTTCACAACCTTCATTTCCTGTTCATCCTGATGTACGTCTGAagaaattaccattttttgattcaatagcAGAACTGCTCCGACCTTCCAGCTTGGTACCAACTGGTAATTCCAGATATCATGACAcaaattttgtctttcatcTTACACCTCAACAAGCAACAGACATTGCAAGTTCACGAGATGCCAGACCTGGTTCCAAAATAgactttttaaatcaaattcagatGAGGTTTTGTCTTTTGGAGACATCCTGTGAACAAGAAGACAACTTTCCATCCAACTTGTCAGTCAAAGTAAATGGCAAACTTGTGACTTTGCCTAATCCTATTCCAACCAACAAACCAGGGGTAGAACCGAAGCGACCTCCCAGACCTGTAAACATAACTTCACTTTGTAGGCTATCGCCCACTGtggcaaatcaaatcaatgtcACATGGTCGTCGGATATCGGAGGAAGAGGATACGTCTTGGCCGTCTATGTTGTTCGGCGTCTTGCCTCCACTGATCTTCTTCAGCGATTACGAACTAAAGGTGTAAGGGCAGCCGAATATACTCGCGGTCTCATCAGAGATAAACTGGAAGATGCCGATGCCGAAATTGCCACAACATCCCTCAAAGTATCTCTTGTGTGTCCGCTGGGGAAAATGCGAATGCAGCTGCCTTGCCGAGCAACATCCTGCTCCCATCTTCAGTGTTTCGATGCTTCTCTTTTCCTTCAGATGAACGAACGAAAGCCCACCTGGGTTTGCCCTGTCTGTGACAAACCCATTCTCTACGATCAACTGGCAATTGATGGCTATTTCTCCGACATACTTaactctcctcttcttcccgTCGATATTATGGAAGTTCAGCTCAACGTAGATGGAACGTGGACCGTGGtaacaactaaaaaagaaacaaaga AAAATGCAAATGCAGATAGCTCTGTTAACCTGGACTTTGTCGAGGAATTGCCATCAAATCAAACGAATCCAAAAGTGGAGACTATTGATGAAGGGGATTTGGAACTAGTTTGTGAAGGTCCACCACCCAAGAAAAAAGCTCCTATGGTTGTCGACCTGACACTAAGTAGTGACAGTGAAGAGGACAGTGATACTTTAATGAGCATCAAGGAACGTATGCTTAGTCGCCAACGCAGCTCAGGCAGCCAGTCTAGTTGCCCCGCCGATTCCGCCGACGAAAGCACAACTGTTACTAATG CACCTGTTAACCTAAGCAGCAATGTGAATACGGTAACTGGCAGCAGTAACAGCAGTTTGAGTTCCTCTACGTCGAATACCTCCGCTAGACCAGCTCAAAGCTTTGAATCCGCGTCAGG agtAAGCAGTCCACACGCATATAGCTATATGGCCGGCAGCAGTTATGGAAGTCCTACTTACTTTCCATTCAGTTCGTCAACAACTAACGGGCAAAATCCATACGGACCGTATTCTAGTTACATGTCCTATCCATACGGAGGTATGTTTAATGatg CTTCAAATGAACTACACACTATATTAGGGGATGGACTAAATGGACGTCCGCTTCCGAGCGCTGCATCTCAGCATCAACCATCAAATAGCTCTACTCCACCCAGCAGAAATAATTATAGACGATCGCAGTCTCCACCTGATGTTATATCACTCGACTAA
- the LOC124192126 gene encoding tRNA wybutosine-synthesizing protein 3 homolog — translation MSTNKIFSNQKQAAFAGQDLSRKGSVDEPIKELVDFINSLESYFTTSSCSGRIVVLADTPEEEPSIQKDGCKWVHVSHIKCTCEEIFTKLDPSIGDLSFKFEAFVLHVQCRTLDDAQLMLSCGVQAGFRNSGISLKSRKNSNQEWPKIIVAIRSTHGIEAPLSTGGKLLVTSEYVDHIVTKANMLMDENLKRITRFHQKLVQQIKVE, via the exons atGTCGACGAATAAGATATTCTCAAATCAAAAACAGGCTGCTTTCGCAGGACAAGATTTAAGCCGAAAAGGGTCTGTTGATGAACCAATCAAGGAATTAGTTGATTTTATCAATTCTTTGGAGAGTTACTTCACAACTAGTTCTTGCTCTGGAAGAATTGTTGTGTTAGCAGATACCCCAGAAgag GAACCATCTATTCAAAAGGATGGCTGCAAATGGGTACATGTCTCGCACATCAAATGTACTTGTGAAGAAATATTTACCAAACTTGATCCTTCAATTGGAGATCTTAGTTTTAAATTTGAGGCTTTTGTCCTGCATGTTCAGTGCAGAACACTTGATGATGCACAATTGATG ctAAGCTGTGGAGTTCAAGCAGGATTCAGGAATTCTGGCATTTCTCTCAAGTCAAGGAAGAATTCAAATCAAGAATGGCCAAAAATCATTGTAGCCATTAGATCAACTCATGGCATTGAGGCTCCCCTATCAACAGGTGGCAAATTACTTGTTACCTCAGAG TATGTTGACCACATTGTTACTAAAGCTAACATGCTGATGGATGAGAACCTTAAAAGAATTACCAGATTTCATCAAAAACTTGTACAGCAAATTAAAGTGGAGTGA
- the LOC124192128 gene encoding protein KRTCAP2 homolog, which translates to MAISSSQSFLLASVLSLLVFSGMQMYKHLLVTSQPLTLFGGFLGSVLFTFILTAVGNLEATLFGKGFQMKLFPEVLICLGIALTASGMVHRICTTVCLVLSLVHLYHINLLSQKMYGQSATVQTFATKKRK; encoded by the exons atgg CAATTTCGAGCAGCCAATCCTTTCTCTTGGCGTCTGTGTTATCATTATTGGTTTTTTCCGGGATGCAAATGTATAAACATTTGCTAGTGACATCTCAGCCCTTAACACTTTTTGGTGGATTCTTGGGATCAGTTCTATTTACTTTCATATTGACT gCTGTTGGAAACCTTGAAGCTACTCTTTTTGGCAAGGGTTTCCAGATGAAACTTTTTCCTGAAGTTCTTATTTGCTTAGGCATTGCATTAACAGCATCTGGAATGGTTCATCGTATATGCACCACTGTTTG TTTGGTGCTTTCACTAGTCCACTTGTATCACATAAACCTACTGTCTCAAAAGATGTATGGACAAAGTGCTACTGTTCAAACTTTTGCTACCAAGAAAAGGAAGTAG
- the LOC124192130 gene encoding lysM and putative peptidoglycan-binding domain-containing protein 3-like has translation MTNRPYGYSRLISHEENTTSRKDSSTDDDNDSPSSTKLRRLNVIDQKRDRWPGSASHLSPSLSDIQWEYREHLIKPKETLQGLALQYRCTVFDLKLANNIQKETEFFARRTIKIPVRQHSSLTEKLPNDKADTLSFGDADTENLSPSNSIEFLKQVDQDLQRLKEKARVYDIDSNDHSTSAFPDADRLRRTGRLNRTDCQGDDCGLSWSHILGMALLVLLACPLLYFLYLELNLHKSTRASTHNETIAPLINVSIAL, from the exons ATGACAAACCGACCTTACGGATATTCCCGGTTAATCAGCCATGAAGAAAATACGACCAGTCGAAAAGATTcaag CACTGATGATGACAATGATTCCCCATCCAGCACCAAGTTGAGGAGACTAAATGTTATTGACCAGAAAAGAGATCGCTGGCCTGGCTCAGCTTCCCACTTATCCCCCAGTCTTTCAGATATTCAGTGGGAATATAGAGAGCATTTAATCAAACCAAAGGAGACTCTGCAGGGGTTGGCTCTTCAATATCGCTGCACG GTTTTTGACCTAAAACTAGCCAATAACATCCAGAAAGAGACAGAGTTCTTTGCTAGGAGAACCATAAAAATTCCTGTTCGTCAGCATTCTTCCCTGACAGAAAAACTCCCCAATGATAAAGCAGATACTCTTTCATTTGGAGATGCTGATACAGAGAATCTCAGTCCTTCAAACTcaatagaatttttaaaacaagtgGACCAAGACTTGCaaagattaaaagaaaaggccagagTGTATGACATTGATAGTAACGATCATTCGACTTCGGCGTTTCCGGATGCAGATCGCCTGAGACGAACAGGTCGGCTGAACCGCACCGACTGCCAAGGAGACGATTGCGGACTTTCTTGGTCACACATCCTCG ggatGGCACTATTGGTGCTACTAGCCTGCCCCCTCCTATATTTTCTCTATTTGGAATTGAATCTACATAAATCGACAAGAGCTTCTACTCACAACGAGACAATCGCTCCATTAATAAATGTTTCCATTGCCTTATAA
- the LOC124192129 gene encoding uncharacterized protein LOC124192129: MKFVAAYTASSLLVILIAAGQTADQLPENGHESSAADRNVAASNTRSDYSGNGAVEEVEEQLESELDLKRMLLYVTPLMGIFQRKKSGRQLSKRSAKELFYQGRKRGAGRRPPPMMYNKYSEEMQQPDRSGSYGGYSSSSSYGGGSSYGGGSSYGCCDKKDDLLPILALLALSLLLLYLIAIATTTVAGRRRRRLATDPNNNDLLDEDIQSDIELMDAPTWISMVDELWNSGEDESSDACTLKALCRMNRLALDSPGTTGLAVSLSSVPLSYLLHHRHQKGFLSYLDASLMGRYGENCTTIFSSCTRLN; this comes from the exons ATGAAGTTTGTTGCTGCTTACACTGCGTCCAGTCTATTAGTGATTCTCATCGCTGCTGGTCAAACAGCCGACCAATTGCCGGAGAATGGACACGAATCATCAGCGGCTGACCGAAATGTGGCAGCGTCTAATACTCGCAGTGATTATTCGGGCAATGGTGCGGTCGAAGAAGTAGAAGAGCAACTCGAATCTGAACTCGATTTGAAAAGAATGCTACTCTACGTCACACCGTTAATGGGTATCTTCCAGAGGAAAAAGTCGGGACGACAGCTGAGTAAGCGATCGGCCAAAGAGCTGTTTTACCAAGGCCGGAAGCGGGGTGCAGGCCGGCGCCCTCCTCCGATGATGTACAATAAATATTCGGAAGAGATGCAGCAGCCGGATCGGAGCGGGAGTTACGGGGGCTACTCTTCTTCGTCGAGTTACGGCGGAGGCAGCAGTtacggcggcggcagcagttATGGCTGTTGCGATAAAAAAGACGATCTGCTGCCGATATTAGCTCTCTTAGCACTCTCTCTACTTCTTCTGTATTTGATTGCAATTGCAACGACGACTGTCGCCGGTCGGCGTCGACGTCGTCTGGCGACAGATCCCAATAACAACGATCTACTTGATGAAGATATTCAGTCCGATATAG AACTGATGGACGCTCCAACCTGGATTTCGATGGTAGATGAACTATGGAACTCTGGCGAGGATGAATCTAGCGACGCTTGCACTCTCAAGGCCCTTTGCCGCATGAATCGACTGGCCCTGGACTCGCCGGGCACGACGGGCTTAGCAGTTTCGCTGTCCAGCGTGCCACTCAGCTACCTGCTTCATCATAGACACCAGAAAGGCTTCCTGAGTTACCTGGACGCTTCTTTGATGGGTCGCTATGGAGAGAATTGTACTACCATCTTCAGTAGCTGCACTCGCCTCAATTAA
- the LOC124192134 gene encoding uncharacterized protein LOC124192134: MPTASFKCLNIYLCLFFNHKDRQFALSCPVDRSMSSPSSNQFQQCASIFLKGVCLIVISFSLHYLIEFAGAIDQIVMHRPLTVPSKQRRKSRHRWVATVFIVMLSARMLIMADSLTATSRPTFNSDHPAENQPESGDFLAMSDTGTGKEPNSRHFRVARSEFSDFCLNGDCINGDVLKVVSKLAKRILSDPRILGLRTASEPDDFQAGRKISSSKKRRISNTRRSDEENGENNDQKMKDEDKKASDDTSSEERASVVKVDTTVNCYGASDGWDSPGIYWEDDGYNVEAYVSEDESILDYGDTEHASTNVGGEGEKVSAARAIDDSSLFDIHSLTSRDDYFDNNEQITQRHDKNRLNVRYNDPDSYHASTSSDSNGILKEKKYGVPGGVKYGEDDGYPDTRGKTKLYNNYGRDDDDDSSSGGGQKGGGYGGGGSSYGGGGGYGGGSSYGGGSSYGYGGGGGYGGYDDSCCKNKLLPILLVGLLGLLAFFLYIRSTTVAGRRSMDENDLSDVLLDGPTWLSMVHELWEQDAALGNTACTQETLCRMNRLAMAAPGQAGWAVSLSSLPLSYLLHTRHSGGFSSYVDASLMGRSGANCTELYLSCPRLTY; encoded by the exons ATGCCCACAGCATCTTTTAAGTGTTTGAACATATAcctgtgtttgtttttcaatcacAAGGATCGTCAGTTTGCATTGAGCTGTCCGGTTGATCGGTCGATGTCCAGCCCGTCTTCCAATCAATTTCAACAGTGCgcttctatatttttaaaaggggtTTGTTTGATTGTAATATCTTTCAGTCTTCATTATTTGATAGAATTCGCTGGTGCAATCGATCAGATTGTGATGCATCGACCATTGACAGTGCCGTCGAAACAACGAAGAAAGAGCCGCCATCGGTGGGTGGCTACAGTATTTATAGTCATGCTTTCAGCTCGGATGCTGATCATGGCTGACAGTCTAACGGCCACTTCTCGGCCGACATTCAACAGTGATCATCCTGCAGAGAACCAACCTGAAAGTGGCGATTTCCTCGCCATGTCTGATACAGGGACCGGCAAAGAACCCAACAGCCGACATTTCAGAGTAGCGCGTAGCGAATTCtctgatttttgtttgaatggcGATTGCATTAACGGCGATGTCCTCAAAGTTGTCAGCAAATTAGCCAAGCGCATTCTAAGCGATCCACGGATCCTTGGTCTTCGGACGGCCAGTGAACCAGATGACTTCCAAGCTGGCCGCAAAATCAGTTCGTCTAAAAAACGTCGAATCAGTAACACTCGTCGAAGTGATGAGGAAAACGGCGAAAACAACGatcaaaagatgaaagatGAAGATAAAAAAGCTTCCGATGATACTTCTTCTGAGGAAAGAGCGTCGGTGGTGAAGGTGGACACGACGGTGAATTGTTACGGAGCATCGGACGGTTGGGATTCACCTGGCATCTACTGGGAAGATGACGGTTATAACGTTGAAGCTTACGTAAGCGAGGACGAATCCATTCTGGATTACGGCGATACCGAACACGCCAGCACTAATGTTGGTGGCGAAGGCGAAAAAGTCTCGGCGGCCCGCGCCATTGACGATTCAAGCTTGTTTGATATTCATTCGTTAACTAGTCGCGACGATTACTTCGACAACAACGAGCAGATTACTCAAAGGCACGATAAAAATCGGCTCAACGTTCGGTACAATGATCCCGACTCTTATCACGCGTCGACCAGTTCAGATTCAAACGGCATTCTTAAAGAGAAGAAGTATGGAGTTCCGGGCGGAGTAAAGTATGGCGAAGATGATGGATATCCGGATACTCGGGGAAAGACTAAATTATACAATAATTACGGaagggatgatgatgatgatagcAGTAGTGGAGGGGGACAGAAGGGTGGTGGCTACGGGGGAGGCGGAAGCAGTTATGGAGGAGGTGGGGGCTATGGAGGCGGAAGCAGTTACGGCGGAGGCAGCAGCTATGGGtatggaggaggagggggtTATGGCGGATATGACGATTCTTGTTGCAAGAATAAATTATTACCGATTCTGTTGGTGGGATTGTTGGGTTTGTTGGCCTTTTTCCTCTACATCCGATCGACCACAGTTGCGGGTCGGCGTagcatggatgaaaacgatCTCTCTGATG TGCTGCTAGATGGTCCAACTTGGTTGAGCATGGTCCATGAATTGTGGGAGCAAGACGCTGCACTTGGAAACACCGCCTGCACTCAAGAAACTTTATGCCGGATGAATCGCTTAGCTATGGCCGCACCCGGACAAGCAGGATGGGCAGTTTCACTTTCAAG ttTGCCTTTGAGCTACCTGTTGCACACTCGCCATTCTGGTGGATTCAGTTCGTATGTCGATGCATCACTGATGGGCCGATCTGGTGCGAATTGCACTGAACTTTACTTAAGCTGCCCTCGTCTGacatattaa